One Electrophorus electricus isolate fEleEle1 chromosome 10, fEleEle1.pri, whole genome shotgun sequence genomic region harbors:
- the crp1 gene encoding pentraxin fusion protein produces MLAPVVLVICVFSLALGKPAGLSGKVLLFPYETDFSFVKLSPQKPLGLSAFTLCFRVATELQGERQIILFAYRTPNYDELNVWREKDGRVSFYLSGDGAFFHLPPLSTFRTHLCLTWASSSGLAAFWVDGRRSALQVYKPGHSIRPSGTALLGQDPDKHLGDFEATQSFAGEITDVNMWDYVLSGAQIKSLYFNQKQRVPRGNVFDWNSIEYEIQGNVMVVQDE; encoded by the exons ATGTTAGCTCCAGTAGTTTTGGTGAtttgtgtgttctctctggCCTTGGGAAAACCAG CGGGTCTATCTGGGAAGGTCTTGCTGTTCCCGTATGAGACGGATTTTAGCTTCGTGAAGCTCTCGCCACAGAAGCCCCTGGGGCTGTCTGCGTTTACACTGTGTTTCCGAGTGGCCACTGAGCTTCAGGGCGAGCGGCAGATCATCCTGTTCGCTTACCGCACGCCCAACTACGACGAGCTCAACGTGTGGCGAGAGAAGGACGGCCGCGTCTCCTTCTACCTGAGCGGCGACGGGGCGTTCTTCCACCTGCCGCCACTCTCCACCTTCCGCACACACCTGTGCCTCACCTGGGCCTCCAGCTCCGGCCTCGCCGCCTTCTGGGTGGATGGCAGACGCAGCGCGCTCCAGGTCTACAAACCGGGACACTCCATCCGCCCGAGCGGGACCGCCCTGCTCGGCCAGGACCCTGACAAGCACCTAGGTGACTTTGAGGCAACACAGAGTTTCGCGGGTGAGATTACGGATGTGAACATGTGGGATTATGTGCTGTCCGGAGCCCAGATTAAATCTCTGTACTTTAACCAGAAGCAGCGTGTGCCGCGAGGAAACGTCTTCGACTGGAACTCCATTGAGTATGAGATCCAAGGCAACGTGATGGTGGTGCAGGATGAATGA